Proteins co-encoded in one Arachis hypogaea cultivar Tifrunner chromosome 13, arahy.Tifrunner.gnm2.J5K5, whole genome shotgun sequence genomic window:
- the LOC114924953 gene encoding uncharacterized protein encodes MRTENPAMCDWANRMEYERWTQHKDGGRRYGHMTTNIFECVNSVLKGTRNLPVMSLVKSTYLRLAELFVVRGHTAEAQLGSGQRFSQALVKAIERNLKDLRCFTVTVFDRHHLDYTVAKTTLTGKFSLGSYRVSLRDRTCDCGYFQALHYPCCHALACCAQSPCIPEGLWPPYDGPTVIPDPGMRRAREGRPRSTRIRNNMDEADTGRPKRCGLCRQPGHTRRGCPQRGSTSGI; translated from the coding sequence ATGAGGACAGAGAATCCAGCCATGTGCGATTGGGCAAACAGAATGGAGTATGAGAGGTGGACACAGCACAAGGATGGGGGGAGAAGATATGGTCACATGACGACCAATATTTTTGAGTGTGTGAACTCTGTCTTGAAGGGCACAAGAAACCTACCAGTGATGTCTCTGGTTAAGTCGACATATCTCCGGCTGGCGGAGTTGTTTGTTGTCCGGGGGCACACGGCAGAGGCACAGTTAGGGTCCGGGCAGCGGTTTTCACAGGCACTAGTTAAGGCCATTGAGCGTAACCTAAAGGATTTGAGGTGCTTCACCGTGACTGTGTTCGATAGACATCACCTTGACTATACAGTGGCTAAGACGACTCTCACGGGAAAATTCTCTCTGGGTAGCTATCGGGTTTCTCTAAGGGATCGCACCTGTGATTGTGGATACTTCCAGGCGCTGCACTATCCCTGTTGCCATGCCCTCGCATGTTGTGCGCAGTCACCTTGTATTCCAGAGGGGCTTTGGCCCCCATATGATGGGCCAACTGTGATCCCCGACCCGGGCATGAGAAGGGCAAGAGAAGGACGACCACGGTCCACCCGCATCCGCAACAACATGGACGAAGCTGACACCGGCCGACCTAAGAGGTGTGGCCTGTGCAGGCAGCCCGGTCATACTCGAAGGGGTTGCCCTCAACGAGGTTCTACTAGCGGCATCTAG
- the LOC112732701 gene encoding uncharacterized protein — protein MHDGTPLIEFQIGQSFQSKEEAVLSVKDYSIQRGVEYKVMESDNLKYQGRCKEFGNECTWLIRIVMRKRKSTWEVRRYNGSHTCMATSISSDHKQLDYHVICARIFPLVRADASMSIKVLQEATEVTYGFRPSYRKVWLAKQKAVAHIYGDWEESYADLPRWILGVTSTMEGSVALLKTSPVRVGDQVDEDRVYFHRMFWTFPPCIEAFRHCKPLVSIDGTHLYGKYGGTLLLAIAQDGNSNIFPVVFALVEGENAESWSYFLSNLRRHVTPQQGILVISDRHNGIKAALESPDSGW, from the coding sequence ATGCATGATGGGACACCTCTGATTGAATTTCAGATTGGCCAATCGTTCCAAAGTAAAGAGGAAGCcgtgttgagtgtaaaagattaTAGTATTCAGCGTGGAGTTGAGTACAAGGTAATGGAGTCCGACAATCTGAAATACCAAGGGAGATGCAAGGAGTTTGGTAACGAGTGCACGTGGTTGATTCGGATAGTCATGCGGAAAAGGAAGAGCACATGGGAAGTTAGGAGGTACAACGGTTCGCACACGTGTATGGCCACATCGATATCAAGCGACCACAAGCAACTTGATTATCATGTCATCTGTGCGAGAATCTTTCCATTGGTTAGAGCTGATGCGTCGATGTCGATTAAGGTGTTGCAAGAGGCAACGGAGGTGACATATGGATTCAGGCCTAGTTATCGGAAGGTGtggttggcgaagcagaaggcagtAGCGCATATATATGgcgattgggaggagtcatatgcGGATCTGCCTCGATGGATCCTTGGGGTCACATCCACGATGGAAGGTTCCGTTGCTCTGCTGAAGACCTCCCCGGTTAGAGTGGGTGACCAAGTTGATGAAGATAGAGTCTATTTTCATCGGATGTTTTGGACATTTCCTCCGTGTATTGAGGCATTTCGCCACTGTAAGCCGCTCGTAAGTATCGACGGAACACACCTCTATGGCAAGTATGGCGGGACATTATTGTTGGCGATCGCTCAGGATGGTAACTCGAATATTTTTCCTGTTGTGTTTGCACTCGTGGAGGGGGAAAATGCAGAGTCTTGGTCATACTTTCTTTCGAATCTTAGAAGACATGTAACTCCACAGCAAGGTATTCTCGTGATCTCTGATAGACACAACGGCATCAAGGCTGCACTAGAGTCCCCCGATAGTGGTTGGTAA
- the LOC112737324 gene encoding agamous-like MADS-box protein AGL15: protein MGRGKIEIKRIENANSRQVTFSKRRTGLLKKAQELAILCDAEVAVIIFSNTGKLFEFSSSGMKRTLSRYNKCTDSSEVAIVECKAEKEDSKMVEALKDEIAKLERKQLWLLGKDMTGLSIKELQHLEQQLNQGLLAVKERKEELLMDQLEQSRVQEQRAMLENETLRRQIEELRCLFPVTERVVPSYLHYPHVERKNVYVDNGVVKCTSLASNCENERGDSDTALHLGLPSDVNHKRKATERETFSNESESQVALL, encoded by the exons atGGGTAGGGGTAAGATTGAAATCAAAAGGATTGAGAATGCTAACAGCAGACAAGTTACATTCTCCAAAAGGAGAACCGGTCTTCTTAAGAAAGCTCAGGAACTCGCTATTCTCTGCGATGCTGAGGTGGCTGTCATCATCTTCTCTAATACAGGGAAGCTTTTTGAGTTTTCCAGTTCTGG AATGAAAAGAACACTTTCAAGATACAACAAATGCACCGATTCTTCAGAGGTGGCTATAGTTGAATGTAAAGCAGAG AAGGAAGATTCTAAGATGGTGGAGGCTCTTAAAGATGAAATTGCAAAGCTAGAAAGAAAGCAACT ATGGCTACTGGGTAAGGACATGACAGGATTGAGTATAAAAGAACTGCAACATCTAGAGCAGCAACTTAACCAAGGGTTGTTGGCGGTCAAGGAGAGGAAG GAGGAATTACTTATGGATCAACTGGAGCAGTCTAGGGTTCAG GAACAGAGAGCTATGTTGGAGAATGAAACTTTGAGAAGACAG ATTGAGGAGCTTCGTTGTCTTTTCCCGGTAACAGAACGTGTAGTCCCGTCTTATCTTCACTACCCCCATGTGGAAAGAAAGAATGTTTATGTAGATAATGGTGTTGTTAAGTGTACCAGCTTGGCAAGTAACTGTGAAAACGAGAGAGGAGATTCGGACACCGCATTGCATTTAGG GTTGCCAAGTGATGTTAATCACAAGAGGAAGGCAACCGAGAGAGAAACATTTTCGAATGAGTCAGAAAGCCAAGTTGCTCTACTCTGA
- the LOC112737323 gene encoding protein BPS1, chloroplastic: protein MVLLEHTFAKLYNKLENHHNHNHHQNQTNHDHYNQPEKFLASLHAFRSEVSRFIGHLSLDVLKPGGGPSSSEILFLSLTWIEKCFGILPFTNKAFANLLVDIDYPLSTWEVGSIEGYLSYSLCLLEIFNSISSSLSHLAQSRLSLVHRLSVLEDSSLPSSMATKHLKPIEPCCSNFNVNFANELSKESDQGRIFSGKEWVVSEALKEMKSLGFWVCGILLSGLCSNNKPYMELREILGGFDGSLVVTLDSKINEQIMEKIPVLKEVKEINDSVAQVLLDDSDVAAKEMQTKLQVLENLCDVVRTMVDDMFNKVMTQRTELIDCLRLKKGPKNSVV, encoded by the coding sequence ATGGTACTCTTGGAACATACCTTTGCAAAACTCTACAACAAGCTGGAGAATCAtcacaaccacaaccaccatcaaAATCAGACCAACCATGATCATTATAACCAACCTGAGAAGTTCTTAGCTTCCTTGCATGCTTTTAGATCCGAGGTTTccagattcataggacatttatcaCTTGATGTGTTGAAACCAGGAGGAGGACCGTCATCATCAGAGATCTTGTTCTTGTCCTTGACATGGATTGAGAAGTGTTTTGGGATCTTACCCTTCACAAACAAGGCTTTTGCAAATCTTCTTGTGGATATAGATTACCCTTTAAGTACATGGGAGGTTGGTTCCATTGAAGGGTATCTCAGCTACAGTTTGTGTTTGTTGGAGattttcaattcaatttcttcATCACTTTCTCATCTTGCACAATCAAGGCTTTCTCTTGTTCATCGTTTATCAGTTTTAGAAGATTCTTCACTTCCATCTTCTATGGCAACAAAGCATCTGAAACCAATTGAGCCATGTTGTTCCAATTTCAATGTCAATTTTGCCAACGAATTGAGCAAAGAAAGTGATCAAGGAAGGATTTTTAGTGGCAAAGAATGGGTTGTTAGTGAAGCTTTGAAGGAAATGAAGAGTCTTGGCTTTTGGGTATGTGGGATTTTGTTGTCTGGTTTGTGTAGTAATAATAAGCCATATATGGAGTTAAGAGAAATTTTAGGTGGCTTTGATGGTTCTTTGGTTGTGACACTTGATTCCAAGATCAATGAACAAATAATGGAGAAAATTCCTGTGTTGAAGGAGGTGAAGGAGATCAATGATTCTGTTGCTCAAGTTCTTCTTGATGATTCAGATGTTGCTGCCAAGGAAATGCAAACAAAGCTGCAAGTGTTGGAGAATCTATGTGATGTTGTAAGAACTATGGTGGATGATATGTTCAACAAGGTAATGACACAGAGAACTGAATTAATAGATTGTCTTAGATTGAAGAAAGGACCCAAAAATTCTGTTGTTTGA